DNA from Arthrobacter sp. StoSoilB19:
TGGCAGTAGCACCTTCGGCCGGCAGGAGTCTGCCGGGACGTGGTTGCTGCGGCGTCATTGAGCCAGGTCTCTCGGCCGCTCCGGATGGTCCACTCTCAGATAAATCGACGCGCGTGGAGCCGCGCAAATCCGCACCGCTTTATGTCGTGGGCATGTCCGGCCGGCCGCCGGCGGCAGGACCGGAACGTACTTACAGCGTTTGTCCAGCATATTGACAGGTTTCGTTAAGCTTGGTTGTGTGAATGTCACATGCCTCCGCTGCGACGGAGCGGCGGATGCCACCCGAGCACTCGAAAGAGGTAACTGTGACGAAATCCCTCAGGACCCTTGCCGTTAGCGGAGCCCTCGCGCTCGCCGTCGCAGCAGGTCCGGCGCCCCTGGCCGGCGCCGTAGGCGAAGGGCCTTCCTACGACGGCAACGGCCAGATCACCACGTCGAAGCTGGCCACCTACGACCAGATGGTCTCGTTCCTGAAGGACCAGGATGCGCGCCAGCCCGCCATGGAGCTGGAGGTCATCGGCCAGACCGTCAAAGGCCGCGACATCCACCTGGTCAAGTACATATCGGACCCGGCCAAGCCCACCATCCTGTATTTGACCCAGCAGCACGGCAATGAACAGCTCACCACCGAGGGTGCCCTCGAGTTCGTCAAGCACCTGGGCACGGGCAAGTCGGCAGGCATCCTGGACGGCGTGAACATCCTCATCGTGCCCATGCTCAACGGGGACGGTGCCATGGGGGATGTCAACTTCTCCCTGGACGACTACCTTGCCAGAGGGGACCGCCACCTCACCCGCTACAACGCGGAAGGCGTGGACCTGAACCGGGACCATGTGGCCA
Protein-coding regions in this window:
- a CDS encoding M14 family zinc carboxypeptidase, which gives rise to MPPEHSKEVTVTKSLRTLAVSGALALAVAAGPAPLAGAVGEGPSYDGNGQITTSKLATYDQMVSFLKDQDARQPAMELEVIGQTVKGRDIHLVKYISDPAKPTILYLTQQHGNEQLTTEGALEFVKHLGTGKSAGILDGVNILIVPMLNGDGAMGDVNFSLDDYLARGDRHLTRYNAEGVDLNRDHVAKVQPETQALHNNVMRKYRIDYMIDLHHQGTRAERDGKLVSGSILYPTTPNADPAVVEKSKRLGAVVFNNVDSTGWGHLGRYQGGSAETISRNGISVEYGIATLLFEMRGMSDHYLDGYALGQRSNGYLIKQTVTTLASTAAAIADGSIADADTSFWDTLAEQTSRPAGEAEDE